The sequence TATTGTACTCTCTCCAATCTTTGGGGCAGTGATTGGGGTTGTTGGTGTAATCAAAACGTCAACATCCTTCATAGATCGTTCAAGTTTATCGATGAGAAAGCTCCTTATCCTCTGTGCATCTAAGTAATCTATAGCATGGAATAATCTTCCTAACATCAATCGTGCTATAATATCTTGACCGAACTCATTCGCATGAGTTAATAGTATCTTTTCATAGTATGATGTTGCTTCACATGCCATGATGATCAAAGCGATACTTCGGCTATACTTCGCATAAGGTACCTCGACCTCTTCTACAGAAGCGCCCAATTCTTTCATCAATTCTACAGCTTTATCTATTGCATATTCGATTTCCTCATCGATATCTTCAAAGAAAAAGTCTTTTGGAATACCTACTTTCATCCCTTTAATATCCTCTATAAAAGCATCCTCATAATCTGTTGTAGAATGGACTGTTACAGGATCCTTCGAATCATAGCCTGCAATGACTTGAAGTATTAGAGCTACATCCTTTACCGATTTCGTTAATGTACCAATGTGATCTAGTGACCAACTTAATGCTCTACATCCAAATCTACTCACTCTACCATAGGTGGGTTTCAAGCCGACCACGCCACATAACGCTGCCGGTATTCTGATCGATCCGCCTGTATCGGTACCTAATGAAGCTGCACAGAGGTCACCAGCTACCGCTACAGCAGATCCGCCACTCGATCCACCAGATATTCGCTCAACATCCCAAGGATTTCTTGTAGCTCCATAGTGAGGATTCTCATTGGTCAGACCATAGGCTATCTCATGCATGTTGAGCTTACCCAGGATTATTGCATCGGCGCCCTTTAACCGCTCCACCACCGTACTATCGAAGCTCGCAATTTCATTAACGAATACCTTCGAGCCACAGGTCGTAGGAATATTCTTCATATCTAAGATATCCTTAATCGCTATTGGTACTCCACACAACGATCCTAACTTCTCTCCTTGCTTGATCTTCCTCTCCACCTCTTCAGCAGCCCTTAATGCTTCATCCTTCAATACTGTGATGTAAGCATTGAGTCGACCGTTCAGCCTTTCGATCCTCTCCAAGTACGCTGAAGTCAATTCGGTTGGTGAAACTTCCCCTCTACGAATAAGATCTAAAAGCTCACTTACCGTTAATGATGTAAGTTTATCAACGTTCAATTCCTTCCATCACTCTTACTCTAAAGTATGTGGGAGGTTCGATATTCGATACTTCTATGTTACGAAGCTCGTTCAATTCATTTATCAACCTTTCATACGAGGAAGCGATCTGCTCAAGCATAGCCTC is a genomic window of Nitrososphaerales archaeon containing:
- a CDS encoding aspartyl/glutamyl-tRNA amidotransferase subunit A codes for the protein MNVDKLTSLTVSELLDLIRRGEVSPTELTSAYLERIERLNGRLNAYITVLKDEALRAAEEVERKIKQGEKLGSLCGVPIAIKDILDMKNIPTTCGSKVFVNEIASFDSTVVERLKGADAIILGKLNMHEIAYGLTNENPHYGATRNPWDVERISGGSSGGSAVAVAGDLCAASLGTDTGGSIRIPAALCGVVGLKPTYGRVSRFGCRALSWSLDHIGTLTKSVKDVALILQVIAGYDSKDPVTVHSTTDYEDAFIEDIKGMKVGIPKDFFFEDIDEEIEYAIDKAVELMKELGASVEEVEVPYAKYSRSIALIIMACEATSYYEKILLTHANEFGQDIIARLMLGRLFHAIDYLDAQRIRSFLIDKLERSMKDVDVLITPTTPITAPKIGESTIKIRGKVTDVRTQLARFTSIWNLAGFPALSIPCGFTNNNLPIGMQLIGKPFDEKSILRLAYVYEQNTTWHRRRPPLSYS